In the Dryobates pubescens isolate bDryPub1 chromosome 21, bDryPub1.pri, whole genome shotgun sequence genome, one interval contains:
- the ACBD5 gene encoding acyl-CoA-binding domain-containing protein 5 isoform X2 has protein sequence MAETGSVHATRFEAAVKVIQSLPKNGSFQPTNEMMLKFYSFYKQATQGPCNIPRPGFWDPIGRYKWDAWSALGDMSKEEAMIAYVEEMKKILESMPMTDKVEELLQVIGPFYEIVEDKKNRGSDLTSVQMEKVSKYLEGLSNVMNSTPNIKAVNGKAESSDSGAESEEEGLREEEEKELQLNDKDYKNVKPDSAAAKDLESIVTNGCCKDSFIPEMQNGIQTKSALNGLNLKEEELKKMEQSLGTVNNSAHQAANDENTEEVSATQHLTSDSDSEVYCDSMEQLGLEEPLEVITSAKGPLKHSSRFLDVEHSPPLENTDLPRPACLTYGNLQPGNAVEGAAQEEGEVKCGGEDGKASNGGPHKEKKGGEKADFYSVRRGRGHRLQPLGDGSQGGQMGSGGDGERWGADRIPRGSLNEQIAVVLMRLQEDMQNVMQRLHMLEVATASQAKSAAEQSNSEPASSAKKSSWWPFEISPGILAFAVVWPFIAQWLVHVYLQRKRR, from the exons ATGGCGGAGACCGGCTCCGTGCACGCCACCAGGTTCGAGGCGGCCGTGAAGGTGATCCAGAGCCTGCCCAAAAATG GTTCATTCCAGCCAACGAATGAAATGATGCTCAAGTTCTATAGCTTTTATAAGCAAGCAACCCAAGGACCCTGTAACATTCCACGACCTGGATTTTGGGATCCAATTGGTAGATATAAATG GGATGCTTGGAGTGCCTTGGGAgacatgtccaaagaagaagCCATGATAGCCTATGttgaagaaatgaaaaag ATTCTTGAGAGCATGCCAATGACGGACAAAGTGGAAGAGTTACTGCAAGTGATAGGCCCTTTCTATGAAATAGTAGAAGATAAAAAGAACAGAGGATCTGACCTAACCTCAG TTCAAATGGAGAAAGTCTCTAAGTATTTGGAAG GCCTTAGCAATGTCATGAATTCCACTCCAAATATAAAGGCTGTGAATGGAAAAGCTGAAAGTAGTGACAGTGGAGCAGAGTCAGAAGAAGAAGGGCTTcgtgaagaggaggaaaaagaactgCAGCTAAATGACAAGG ACTACAAGAATGTGAAACCAGACTCAGCAGCTGCTAAGGATTTGGAAAGCATTGTTACCAAtggctgctgcaaggacagcttTATCCCAGAGATGCAGAATGGCATCCAGACCAAATCTGCCCTGAATGGCTTGAACCTGAAGGAAGAAGAACTAAAGAAAATGGAGCAAAGCCTAGGAACAGTTAATAACAGTGCTCACCAAG CTGCAAACGATGAGAACACTGAAGAGGTCTCAGCAACTCAGCACTTAACCAGTGATTCTGACAGTGAAGTTTATTGTGACTCCATGGAGCAACTTGGACTAGAAGAG CCCTTGGAGGTCATCACGTCAGCTAAAGGACCTCTAAAGCATTCATCCCGTTTCTTGGACGTCGAGCACAGTCCTCCATTAGAAAATACAGATTTACCAAGGCCTGCTTGCCTGACTTATGGGAATCTCCAACCTGGAAATGCTGTAGAGGGAGCAGCTCAAGAAGAAGGTGAAGTCAAGTGTGGAGGAGAAGATGGCAAAGCCAGCAATGGAGGCCCtcacaaagagaagaaaggtggagaaaaagcagatttctACAGTGTCAGAAGAGGGAGAG GGCACAGACTTCAGCCTCTAGGAGATGGTTCCCAGGGTGGCCAGATGGGTAGTGGAGGGGACGGAGAGCGCTGGGGAGCAGACAGAATACCCAGGGGTAGCCTCAATGAACAGATTGCAGTCGTGCTGATGCGGTTGCAAGAAGACATGCAGAATGTCATGCAGAGGCTGCACATGCTGGAGGTGGCTACAGCATCACAG GCAAAATCTGCAGCAGAACAGTCAAATTCTGAGCCTGCCTCTTCTGCCAAG aAATCATCATGGTGGCCCTTTGAAATTTCTCCTGGAATTTTAGCCTTTGCTGTTGTATGGCCATTTATTGCCCAGTGGCTGGTGCATGTGTATCTCCAAAGGAAGCGAAGGTAA
- the ACBD5 gene encoding acyl-CoA-binding domain-containing protein 5 isoform X3: MAETGSVHATRFEAAVKVIQSLPKNGSFQPTNEMMLKFYSFYKQATQGPCNIPRPGFWDPIGRYKWDAWSALGDMSKEEAMIAYVEEMKKILESMPMTDKVEELLQVIGPFYEIVEDKKNRGSDLTSGLSNVMNSTPNIKAVNGKAESSDSGAESEEEGLREEEEKELQLNDKDYKNVKPDSAAAKDLESIVTNGCCKDSFIPEMQNGIQTKSALNGLNLKEEELKKMEQSLGTVNNSAHQAANDENTEEVSATQHLTSDSDSEVYCDSMEQLGLEEPLEVITSAKGPLKHSSRFLDVEHSPPLENTDLPRPACLTYGNLQPGNAVEGAAQEEGEVKCGGEDGKASNGGPHKEKKGGEKADFYSVRRGRGHRLQPLGDGSQGGQMGSGGDGERWGADRIPRGSLNEQIAVVLMRLQEDMQNVMQRLHMLEVATASQAKSAAEQSNSEPASSAKKSSWWPFEISPGILAFAVVWPFIAQWLVHVYLQRKRRKLN; the protein is encoded by the exons ATGGCGGAGACCGGCTCCGTGCACGCCACCAGGTTCGAGGCGGCCGTGAAGGTGATCCAGAGCCTGCCCAAAAATG GTTCATTCCAGCCAACGAATGAAATGATGCTCAAGTTCTATAGCTTTTATAAGCAAGCAACCCAAGGACCCTGTAACATTCCACGACCTGGATTTTGGGATCCAATTGGTAGATATAAATG GGATGCTTGGAGTGCCTTGGGAgacatgtccaaagaagaagCCATGATAGCCTATGttgaagaaatgaaaaag ATTCTTGAGAGCATGCCAATGACGGACAAAGTGGAAGAGTTACTGCAAGTGATAGGCCCTTTCTATGAAATAGTAGAAGATAAAAAGAACAGAGGATCTGACCTAACCTCAG GCCTTAGCAATGTCATGAATTCCACTCCAAATATAAAGGCTGTGAATGGAAAAGCTGAAAGTAGTGACAGTGGAGCAGAGTCAGAAGAAGAAGGGCTTcgtgaagaggaggaaaaagaactgCAGCTAAATGACAAGG ACTACAAGAATGTGAAACCAGACTCAGCAGCTGCTAAGGATTTGGAAAGCATTGTTACCAAtggctgctgcaaggacagcttTATCCCAGAGATGCAGAATGGCATCCAGACCAAATCTGCCCTGAATGGCTTGAACCTGAAGGAAGAAGAACTAAAGAAAATGGAGCAAAGCCTAGGAACAGTTAATAACAGTGCTCACCAAG CTGCAAACGATGAGAACACTGAAGAGGTCTCAGCAACTCAGCACTTAACCAGTGATTCTGACAGTGAAGTTTATTGTGACTCCATGGAGCAACTTGGACTAGAAGAG CCCTTGGAGGTCATCACGTCAGCTAAAGGACCTCTAAAGCATTCATCCCGTTTCTTGGACGTCGAGCACAGTCCTCCATTAGAAAATACAGATTTACCAAGGCCTGCTTGCCTGACTTATGGGAATCTCCAACCTGGAAATGCTGTAGAGGGAGCAGCTCAAGAAGAAGGTGAAGTCAAGTGTGGAGGAGAAGATGGCAAAGCCAGCAATGGAGGCCCtcacaaagagaagaaaggtggagaaaaagcagatttctACAGTGTCAGAAGAGGGAGAG GGCACAGACTTCAGCCTCTAGGAGATGGTTCCCAGGGTGGCCAGATGGGTAGTGGAGGGGACGGAGAGCGCTGGGGAGCAGACAGAATACCCAGGGGTAGCCTCAATGAACAGATTGCAGTCGTGCTGATGCGGTTGCAAGAAGACATGCAGAATGTCATGCAGAGGCTGCACATGCTGGAGGTGGCTACAGCATCACAG GCAAAATCTGCAGCAGAACAGTCAAATTCTGAGCCTGCCTCTTCTGCCAAG aAATCATCATGGTGGCCCTTTGAAATTTCTCCTGGAATTTTAGCCTTTGCTGTTGTATGGCCATTTATTGCCCAGTGGCTGGTGCATGTGTATCTCCAAAGGAAGCGAAG AAAACTGAACTGA
- the ACBD5 gene encoding acyl-CoA-binding domain-containing protein 5 isoform X4, with product MAETGSVHATRFEAAVKVIQSLPKNGSFQPTNEMMLKFYSFYKQATQGPCNIPRPGFWDPIGRYKWDAWSALGDMSKEEAMIAYVEEMKKILESMPMTDKVEELLQVIGPFYEIVEDKKNRGSDLTSGLSNVMNSTPNIKAVNGKAESSDSGAESEEEGLREEEEKELQLNDKDYKNVKPDSAAAKDLESIVTNGCCKDSFIPEMQNGIQTKSALNGLNLKEEELKKMEQSLGTVNNSAHQAANDENTEEVSATQHLTSDSDSEVYCDSMEQLGLEEPLEVITSAKGPLKHSSRFLDVEHSPPLENTDLPRPACLTYGNLQPGNAVEGAAQEEGEVKCGGEDGKASNGGPHKEKKGGEKADFYSVRRGRGHRLQPLGDGSQGGQMGSGGDGERWGADRIPRGSLNEQIAVVLMRLQEDMQNVMQRLHMLEVATASQAKSAAEQSNSEPASSAKKSSWWPFEISPGILAFAVVWPFIAQWLVHVYLQRKRR from the exons ATGGCGGAGACCGGCTCCGTGCACGCCACCAGGTTCGAGGCGGCCGTGAAGGTGATCCAGAGCCTGCCCAAAAATG GTTCATTCCAGCCAACGAATGAAATGATGCTCAAGTTCTATAGCTTTTATAAGCAAGCAACCCAAGGACCCTGTAACATTCCACGACCTGGATTTTGGGATCCAATTGGTAGATATAAATG GGATGCTTGGAGTGCCTTGGGAgacatgtccaaagaagaagCCATGATAGCCTATGttgaagaaatgaaaaag ATTCTTGAGAGCATGCCAATGACGGACAAAGTGGAAGAGTTACTGCAAGTGATAGGCCCTTTCTATGAAATAGTAGAAGATAAAAAGAACAGAGGATCTGACCTAACCTCAG GCCTTAGCAATGTCATGAATTCCACTCCAAATATAAAGGCTGTGAATGGAAAAGCTGAAAGTAGTGACAGTGGAGCAGAGTCAGAAGAAGAAGGGCTTcgtgaagaggaggaaaaagaactgCAGCTAAATGACAAGG ACTACAAGAATGTGAAACCAGACTCAGCAGCTGCTAAGGATTTGGAAAGCATTGTTACCAAtggctgctgcaaggacagcttTATCCCAGAGATGCAGAATGGCATCCAGACCAAATCTGCCCTGAATGGCTTGAACCTGAAGGAAGAAGAACTAAAGAAAATGGAGCAAAGCCTAGGAACAGTTAATAACAGTGCTCACCAAG CTGCAAACGATGAGAACACTGAAGAGGTCTCAGCAACTCAGCACTTAACCAGTGATTCTGACAGTGAAGTTTATTGTGACTCCATGGAGCAACTTGGACTAGAAGAG CCCTTGGAGGTCATCACGTCAGCTAAAGGACCTCTAAAGCATTCATCCCGTTTCTTGGACGTCGAGCACAGTCCTCCATTAGAAAATACAGATTTACCAAGGCCTGCTTGCCTGACTTATGGGAATCTCCAACCTGGAAATGCTGTAGAGGGAGCAGCTCAAGAAGAAGGTGAAGTCAAGTGTGGAGGAGAAGATGGCAAAGCCAGCAATGGAGGCCCtcacaaagagaagaaaggtggagaaaaagcagatttctACAGTGTCAGAAGAGGGAGAG GGCACAGACTTCAGCCTCTAGGAGATGGTTCCCAGGGTGGCCAGATGGGTAGTGGAGGGGACGGAGAGCGCTGGGGAGCAGACAGAATACCCAGGGGTAGCCTCAATGAACAGATTGCAGTCGTGCTGATGCGGTTGCAAGAAGACATGCAGAATGTCATGCAGAGGCTGCACATGCTGGAGGTGGCTACAGCATCACAG GCAAAATCTGCAGCAGAACAGTCAAATTCTGAGCCTGCCTCTTCTGCCAAG aAATCATCATGGTGGCCCTTTGAAATTTCTCCTGGAATTTTAGCCTTTGCTGTTGTATGGCCATTTATTGCCCAGTGGCTGGTGCATGTGTATCTCCAAAGGAAGCGAAGGTAA
- the ACBD5 gene encoding acyl-CoA-binding domain-containing protein 5 isoform X1 yields MAETGSVHATRFEAAVKVIQSLPKNGSFQPTNEMMLKFYSFYKQATQGPCNIPRPGFWDPIGRYKWDAWSALGDMSKEEAMIAYVEEMKKILESMPMTDKVEELLQVIGPFYEIVEDKKNRGSDLTSVQMEKVSKYLEGLSNVMNSTPNIKAVNGKAESSDSGAESEEEGLREEEEKELQLNDKDYKNVKPDSAAAKDLESIVTNGCCKDSFIPEMQNGIQTKSALNGLNLKEEELKKMEQSLGTVNNSAHQAANDENTEEVSATQHLTSDSDSEVYCDSMEQLGLEEPLEVITSAKGPLKHSSRFLDVEHSPPLENTDLPRPACLTYGNLQPGNAVEGAAQEEGEVKCGGEDGKASNGGPHKEKKGGEKADFYSVRRGRGHRLQPLGDGSQGGQMGSGGDGERWGADRIPRGSLNEQIAVVLMRLQEDMQNVMQRLHMLEVATASQAKSAAEQSNSEPASSAKKSSWWPFEISPGILAFAVVWPFIAQWLVHVYLQRKRRKLN; encoded by the exons ATGGCGGAGACCGGCTCCGTGCACGCCACCAGGTTCGAGGCGGCCGTGAAGGTGATCCAGAGCCTGCCCAAAAATG GTTCATTCCAGCCAACGAATGAAATGATGCTCAAGTTCTATAGCTTTTATAAGCAAGCAACCCAAGGACCCTGTAACATTCCACGACCTGGATTTTGGGATCCAATTGGTAGATATAAATG GGATGCTTGGAGTGCCTTGGGAgacatgtccaaagaagaagCCATGATAGCCTATGttgaagaaatgaaaaag ATTCTTGAGAGCATGCCAATGACGGACAAAGTGGAAGAGTTACTGCAAGTGATAGGCCCTTTCTATGAAATAGTAGAAGATAAAAAGAACAGAGGATCTGACCTAACCTCAG TTCAAATGGAGAAAGTCTCTAAGTATTTGGAAG GCCTTAGCAATGTCATGAATTCCACTCCAAATATAAAGGCTGTGAATGGAAAAGCTGAAAGTAGTGACAGTGGAGCAGAGTCAGAAGAAGAAGGGCTTcgtgaagaggaggaaaaagaactgCAGCTAAATGACAAGG ACTACAAGAATGTGAAACCAGACTCAGCAGCTGCTAAGGATTTGGAAAGCATTGTTACCAAtggctgctgcaaggacagcttTATCCCAGAGATGCAGAATGGCATCCAGACCAAATCTGCCCTGAATGGCTTGAACCTGAAGGAAGAAGAACTAAAGAAAATGGAGCAAAGCCTAGGAACAGTTAATAACAGTGCTCACCAAG CTGCAAACGATGAGAACACTGAAGAGGTCTCAGCAACTCAGCACTTAACCAGTGATTCTGACAGTGAAGTTTATTGTGACTCCATGGAGCAACTTGGACTAGAAGAG CCCTTGGAGGTCATCACGTCAGCTAAAGGACCTCTAAAGCATTCATCCCGTTTCTTGGACGTCGAGCACAGTCCTCCATTAGAAAATACAGATTTACCAAGGCCTGCTTGCCTGACTTATGGGAATCTCCAACCTGGAAATGCTGTAGAGGGAGCAGCTCAAGAAGAAGGTGAAGTCAAGTGTGGAGGAGAAGATGGCAAAGCCAGCAATGGAGGCCCtcacaaagagaagaaaggtggagaaaaagcagatttctACAGTGTCAGAAGAGGGAGAG GGCACAGACTTCAGCCTCTAGGAGATGGTTCCCAGGGTGGCCAGATGGGTAGTGGAGGGGACGGAGAGCGCTGGGGAGCAGACAGAATACCCAGGGGTAGCCTCAATGAACAGATTGCAGTCGTGCTGATGCGGTTGCAAGAAGACATGCAGAATGTCATGCAGAGGCTGCACATGCTGGAGGTGGCTACAGCATCACAG GCAAAATCTGCAGCAGAACAGTCAAATTCTGAGCCTGCCTCTTCTGCCAAG aAATCATCATGGTGGCCCTTTGAAATTTCTCCTGGAATTTTAGCCTTTGCTGTTGTATGGCCATTTATTGCCCAGTGGCTGGTGCATGTGTATCTCCAAAGGAAGCGAAG AAAACTGAACTGA